The genomic DNA TTGCACAAGGTGTCCACCTTCACTACTCAGCTCTTGGGTATAGCACAGGAGAGGCCATAGACTGAATGTAAATGACTGGGCATGGTGTGTGACAATAAACCTGTAAGGACACCATCAGGTGGCAGCTGAATTGAGCCTGAGAAGTGGCTCCCACACAACAGCTGAGAGCCCCGTTTTTCTCATTGCTTTTCTCTTCTCAGTGTAAGGAGAAGCTGGGGAAGCCGCTGCCCCCACAGTACGCCCTGGAGCTGCTCACGGTCTATGCCTGGGAGCGTGGAAATGGATTTGTCGATTTTGAGACAGCCCAGGGCTTCCGGGCAGTCTTGGAACTGATCATAAAGTACCAGGAGCTTAGAATCTACTGGACAACCTATTATAACTTTCAGCACCAAGAGGTCTCCAACTACCTgcacacacagctcacaagaaTCAGGTAGTCTGTCCCTATGTGGATCTGCTCCTCACGGACTGTCAGGCTGCACTTGTGTGGAAAGGGGGAGGTGGGAGCTCTGTGTCAATGAAGGATCCTCTGTAATATACTGTCCTGCTGTCACCGGATTGACATGGGACCCTAATGCCTTGGGACCTGTCGGTTGGGGAGAGTTCTGCTCTCTGCAAATGAGAACAAGGCTCTGACATTGTCCAGTCCAAACAGCAAAAGAAGGGGAGAACATTGAATAGGAACTGAGATTTTCCAAAAGTAACAGCATCATAAGAGCCATGAGGCACTAATGACCAGCAGTGGACCAATTATCTGTAAATAATAGAGTACTATGTCACCTTAGGGAGTGACATATGTTATGTTGTGTTCATTTTTCCCATGAAACTGGCTGGTCCAACACTTCCCAGCTCACAATCAGAGAGGTTGAAGGTCCTGCCCCAGGACACACAGCTACTAAAGTTagaggatttgaacccaggccaTCCAGGTTTGCTGCATGCTATGGAGCAGGGACAAAGGACAACCTTTAAATAGGAGTTCTCTGCTGGGTCCTCCCCTGCCCCTGTGCAGTGGTACCTGGGTCACTGGAGAGCTGCTCAGTTCCTTCCCTTAATGTCACTCTGCAGGCCTGTGATCCTGGACCCGGCTGACCCAACAGGAAACATTGCTGGTTCGAACCCAGAGGGCTGGAGGCGACTAGCAGGAGAGGCTGCTGCCTGGCTGCGGTACCCATGCTTTAAGTACAAGGACGGTTCCCCAGTGTGTCCCTGGGATGTGCCGGTGAGATCATGTCACCATCATATCCTTTCCACACACCCTCGTTCTCTTCATCTACGTGGAGAATATTCTCACAAAGACGCGGTCTCCACACTCTTATGGAGGCCAGCGGCTCTCCTCATTTTACAGCCATTTTAGCGCCATTCATAGATTCCATGGGctcacaagatggctcagtgggtaaaggcacttgctgccaacacagatgacctgggtttgatcccaggaaCACCTGTgggagaagaagagaaccaaATCCCCAAAGTTATCCTATGACCTTCATCTCTGCTGTTAGGCACATGTAcatgggttctctctctctctctctctctctctctttctctctctctctcacttgctctctctctctctcatcacccAACCACCCCTACACATAGGTtgcctacacagacacacacacacacactcatacacacacacagacagacacaaacaggtcatccccatacacacacacagagacacacaggtcaccctccccacacacacaagtTGCTACcccccagacacagacacacagaaacacaataacacacacacacacacacacacaggttgccaacacagagacacacacacagacatacatacacacagacacatacacacacaatcacccacacatacacatgcacacgtacatagACTTGGAGCCACTGGTTCTGGTTCAGGGACACTCAGATAGACTGTAGTGGGGCTGGGGATCCCGTGGGTTCTGAAGCCACTCTCGTGTCTATGTAGTAGCTTGTCTTCCCGGTGTCATTGTCTCATGGCCAATGGGACTCAGTGGGGCTGTGTCACAGCCACAGAGGCACAATAGGACCTGCATTTGGACCTGTCCCCTCCTGGGGCAGGGTCTGCTTGACACTAGGGAACCAGTGATGCCTGTGTGCCCTCCAGATGGAGTTTAGCCTGGCTGCCAGGATGTTGGAACCATAACTCGGGTCAGGAAGGAAGTCTGATGGGATGGGGGGGTGGTGATtgaggaggagagaggcaggtCAGGCTGCAGTGGCCTTTAGGACTGTCCCTCTGGCTATGCCCACTCTCTTATTGGATGGATCTGTCACTGACTGAGAGGCTTCCAGGGAAGAGCTCTGTGTATCCTCAAGGGCCTGCGGCCTATTGTGCACCTTCTCAGCAGCCTGACCAAGGGGCCCGGGGGGCTTTCCAGAGCACTCACCTTCAGGCCCCATTTGTGTCCCCTTCCCAGTGAGAACGTAGGCTCCTTACATGTTTGTGTTGTCTCTTACAGATGGAGGTTGACGTGCCGTACCAGGAGGATCACTTTTTTCgtaatttttgtctattttttttgtttttgttccttttcatATTTTGGAGGGTTTCTTGTGTATAGTGCAGGCTCTCGTGTATATcgtcatcctcctgcctcggtgCTGGCATGACTGCAGAGTCCGCCTGATGTGCCCTGGATTCCCTCCATCCTCAAGTGGACAAGACTGTGCATCTGTCGTCCTGTGAGCCCAGCAGGACCTGCCCAGGAGGCTCCAGAGTCAGTCATGGCTTTCTGTGCTGCAGGCCCTTGAcccagagagggaaggaaggttcCCAAGACCCCAGTGAGGGAGGGTCCAACCTGTGATCAGACTCTGGTCTTCTGACCCCTGCCTTCCTACTCCTGCATCCTGTCCCATCACAGACAGCCCTCCTCACAGCCTGCTTCATCTGCCTTGTCCTCCAACAGTGCTCTCTTGGGAGACAAGAGATTCAGAAGGGGAGGCAGGAACTCGAGCTTGACTTCCACCTGTCCACCTGTTGGGAGTTCTGTCCAATGTGTGACCAACGACAATAAACCATAgcaagccgtgtgtgtgtgtgtgtgtgtgtgtgtgtgtgtgtgtgtgtgtgtatgtgaactcTGAGTTGCGGGGCCATTCACGTACAGGTATGCGCATGTGTATCTCTATGTGTCTGCATTTCTGTGCATCtctttgtatgtgcatatgtgtatatgtagatctgtgtgtgtctatatatttatgtgtgtgtctctgtctctctgtctctgtctctctttctctgtgtttgtgtgtgtgtgtgtgtgtgtgtgtgtgtgaattctgaGGGACAGGGCCATTCAAGTACAGGTGtgttatctctctgtgtctgcattTCTGTgtatgaggatgtgtgtgtgtgtgtgtgtgtgcacacatgtgtatctctctgtatgtgcatatgtgtatatgaggATCTGTGTGTCtaaatatgaatgtgtgtgtctctctgtctgtgcatgtgtgtgtatgagggtgcatgtgtgtgcatctgtatatatacgtgtgtgtgtgtgtgtgtgtgtgtgtgtgtgttcatggtcaAAGAGCTGCACTTACTATATTCTCCATGTAGATTCAGGTACCAAGTCCTCAGTAGTGGACAGAACAGAACCAAACTGACAGAGCTTTTGATGCCAGGGAGCTCGGGATCCTTCCAGGTCTCTTCTTACTTATAAACCTGAGGCAGGGATTCTTAGTTCCTTCTGTGTTCCCAAGCAACAGCACTTTCTAGTACTGGGAATAGTCCTCTTTTGGGCCATCTTAAAGCACATAGTGTCTTTTCCTGGGCTGTTCTGTTTTACTCTCTCTTTCTGGCCTAGAGTCAGATGGCCATTTGACCTAGGACAGAGATTTGAGGAAACTAAACAGGTATGGGAGAGGAGGGCTATAACCCAGCCCCAGAGCCATTTCATAATAATGTTGAACAGCATAAAATGAGACTTCAAAATTATTCATACCCAGATAATATCACATCTGAGTCCCTGCAAAATGGAACCAAGGGATTGCAGGGAGTGACCAGAGCAAacagagaacaaaggaaactcaagaagaggAGATTTAAACATCAGGTTATGTGGAACCAATGAGAGGGACAGAGACTGAGCAAAGCCCCAAGTAAGCTGGGAGATAGGACTAGTTAGCAAGGAGGTGGGACTAGTTAGCTGGGAGACAGGACTAGTTATGAGGAGGTAG from Rattus norvegicus strain BN/NHsdMcwi chromosome 12, GRCr8, whole genome shotgun sequence includes the following:
- the Oas1i gene encoding 2 ' -5 ' oligoadenylate synthetase 1I isoform X2; the protein is MLPRCCPPSEGLQGGEGHVSIYSMPDPQIYASLIRKCMYLGKEGEFSTCFTELQRNFLKRRPTKLKSLIRLVKYWYHLCKEKLGKPLPPQYALELLTVYAWERGNGFVDFETAQGFRAVLELIIKYQELRIYWTTYYNFQHQEVSNYLHTQLTRIRPVILDPADPTGNIAGSNPEGWRRLAGEAAAWLRYPCFKYKDGSPVCPWDVPMEVDVPYQEDHFFRNFCLFFLFLFLFIFWRVSCV
- the Oas1i gene encoding 2 ' -5 ' oligoadenylate synthetase 1I isoform X1; this encodes MANTAQESSILFETLSLSGSEYTGHVSIYSMPDPQIYASLIRKCMYLGKEGEFSTCFTELQRNFLKRRPTKLKSLIRLVKYWYHLCKEKLGKPLPPQYALELLTVYAWERGNGFVDFETAQGFRAVLELIIKYQELRIYWTTYYNFQHQEVSNYLHTQLTRIRPVILDPADPTGNIAGSNPEGWRRLAGEAAAWLRYPCFKYKDGSPVCPWDVPMEVDVPYQEDHFFRNFCLFFLFLFLFIFWRVSCV